DNA from Longimicrobiaceae bacterium:
GCCAGGAGCGGCGCGTCGAGCACCGCCAGATCGAGCCGCGGAGCCGCCGCGGAGCCGAGCGGGAGCTCCGCGAGCGAGATCCGCTCCCCGGCAGCGGAGGAGGCGACGGCGCGCGGCGCAGGGGCGGGGGCCTCCTCCCGCGGGAGGAGGCCGTAGGCGGCCGGAATTGCCAGCGTGAGGAGCAGGGCTGCGAGCCAGGCCCACCGGGTGGGGAGGGCGCACGCCCGCAGCGCGCGCTCCAGCGCCAGGGCGCCCAGGGTGAGCAGCAGCCCCACCCCGGCGCAGTACAGGATCCAGTGCGCGATCATCCTCCCTCCTCCCCCTCCAGGCGCTCGTCGAGAAGGCGGCGCATGCGGCGCAGCTCCTCGTCCGAGAGGCGGCGGTCGGACACGAGGTGGGTCAGGAGCATCTCCGGCGAGTCCTTGAACAGCTTCTGCAGCATCCGCCGCAGGGCGCTCTTCCCCGCCGCCTGCCGCTCCACCCGGGGGAAGTAGCGGTGCGCCCGGCCCTCCTCCTCGTGGCCAACGTAGCCCTTCTCCTCCAGCGTGCGCAGGACGGTCAGGACCGTGGTGTAGGCGAGGTCGTCCGCCAGCCGCCCGCGCACCTCGGCCACGGTGGCGGAGCCGGTCTCCCAGAGCACGTCCATCACGTCCAGCTCCCGTTCGGTGAACGAGACTTCCATCGGGTCATCCTCCTCAAAGGTTGCCGCCGGAGCCCAGCGTGGGCCTCACCGCCCCTCCGGCGCCGCGGAGGGCTCCGGGAGGGAAAGGGTGAAGGCGAACGGCATCCGCACCCGCGCCGCCGTCGCCCGGCCGCCGAGCTCGCCGGGGGTGAAGCGCATCGCCCGGGCGGCCGCGAGCGCCGGCTCGCCGAACGCGGCGTGGCTGGCGGACACCAGGCGCACGTCGCTCGTGGCGCCCTCGGCGGTCACGACGAACTCGACCATCGCCTCGCCCATGATCCCCGCGTCGCGCAGCAGCGGCGGGTAGCCCTCCTTTAGGATCGCCCACACCTCCTCCCGGTTGCGGACCTCGGGCTGGCGGTCGAGCGCCTGGACGTCGACGATCCCCTCCCCCACCCCGGCGGAGACGGCCGGGACGCCGGGGAGCCTGGCCGATCCGTCGCCCGGCTCGAACTTCACGGGGAGCTGCACCCGCACCGCCACCGGGCGCCCGTCGCGCTTCGCCGGCCGGAAGCGCGCCTGGCGCATCACGGCCACCGCCGCCTCGCCCAAGGCCGCGTGCGTCGCCTCCAGCACCCGGGCCTCTGCGACGCTCCCGTCTTCCGCGATCACCATCTGCACCTGCGCGGTTCCCGTCACTCCGGCCGCACGCAGCAGGGGCGGGTAGTGGTTCTGGAGGAGCCGCTGCACCTCCAGGGCGTTCACCAGCTCCGGCCGCTCGGTGGCCTGGCGCACGTCGATCACGCCGGCCCGGAGCGGGATGGTGTCCGCCGGGGCCGGGTGCCGGCCGAGCCCGAAGGCGACCCCTGCCGCGACGCCGCCGGCGGGCGCGGGGATGGCCGCGGCGAGCGCGAGGGCGCCCGCGCATATGGCGGTGGAGAGCACGGCTCGGCGGATGCGGCCCTGGAGCACGGGTCGGGTCATGGCGTGGATCCTCCGTTCGAGAAACGAGGGCGGCTCGGTGAGGGCGACCAGGGGGAGGCGGCCCGAGGAGGCGACCCGGCCCACCTCCAGGAGAAGGAGGCCGTAGGCGC
Protein-coding regions in this window:
- a CDS encoding BlaI/MecI/CopY family transcriptional regulator, whose protein sequence is MEVSFTERELDVMDVLWETGSATVAEVRGRLADDLAYTTVLTVLRTLEEKGYVGHEEEGRAHRYFPRVERQAAGKSALRRMLQKLFKDSPEMLLTHLVSDRRLSDEELRRMRRLLDERLEGEEGG
- a CDS encoding M56 family metallopeptidase encodes the protein ALLGALSLRRRGWRRATVAGVPVLVSASTGPAVVGFLRGRIVLPEWALAWDGERQRMMVEHEREHLRARDPLLLLLAFTAAAAFPWNAALWWQLRRLRLAMEVDCDARVLRRHSDVRAYGLLLLEVGRVASSGRLPLVALTEPPSFLERRIHAMTRPVLQGRIRRAVLSTAICAGALALAAAIPAPAGGVAAGVAFGLGRHPAPADTIPLRAGVIDVRQATERPELVNALEVQRLLQNHYPPLLRAAGVTGTAQVQMVIAEDGSVAEARVLEATHAALGEAAVAVMRQARFRPAKRDGRPVAVRVQLPVKFEPGDGSARLPGVPAVSAGVGEGIVDVQALDRQPEVRNREEVWAILKEGYPPLLRDAGIMGEAMVEFVVTAEGATSDVRLVSASHAAFGEPALAAARAMRFTPGELGGRATAARVRMPFAFTLSLPEPSAAPEGR